The stretch of DNA CCTTTGCAACTTGCTTCTACTTGGTTTTGGAGAAGCATTAAGCCAAGGAAGTTCAACTTCTTCATAAACATACCCTAACTTCTTAGTATCAAGAGAATCTCTTATATTAACACGAACAAGATTCAGATTCTCATCATAGAAGAAAAACTCGGAATCTAACCAGTCTTGATCATCTCTATAATCTTTTCTACCACCATCCAAAGAAGTCCAAATCCCCCATAACCTATCCAAATTCGAATGATGAGGATAGAAAATGGGGTCTCTGGCCGCCGTATAGAACGTTCCCATGTCTTCCTGGCTCGGAAGATCGGCCCTTCCGACCCATTTATGGACGGTGTTATGGGGAGCAAGCTCAACCGACCCAATGGCCGGCTGAGCTTGATCCCCATGACGATAAACACCGCCCATGAAAACTTCTTTAGTATCCGCCAAAACCATTTGCTTGTACATGAATGCAAGATTATATTTGACTTGTTGATCTTGAGTAGTGGATTCAGCATTGACGTGGTAGTTAAGGTCAACGATATAAGGTGGTAAGTGTCTTGGGTCTCTAAGGTGGTGGTAAAGTGAAGAGTTTGGGTTTGCAAAGTACTTTGGCATTTGCATGCCTTCAATGGAATCCCAACTCCAATATGGGACAGCGAAATTTGGATCCCCAATTAGATTCCCCAAGATTCTCTCAAAGAAATAGATGTACCAACGGTGGAAAGGGTAGAAAAGCCATGATCTATGGATGTCAATCTTTAGGTTTTGGAAGGGGGGTTTTTGAGGGTAACCACCATTGCAATAAACACAATGGACTTTGGCTTGTTGTATGTTATTACGTGGGTCATTTTCAGGTAGTGATTTCATAATGGCAATGCCCTTTTCTAATTTGGCCATGTACTCATCATCTAGCAAGTGGATTGGTTTTCTAACCCTAAGAGGAGCATTTGGTTTTGCAAATTCTTTGAAATCTATGATCTTTAAGGGTGAGGGTAGAATTGGACAACAATATGGTAGGGTTATTGCATTTGGAGGTAGCTCTACAGGGCCACACTTTGCAATATCTGGGGAGATTGCTCTTGATATGTTTTTCTTTGTGAAAACAGAGGAGGGTGAAATGTCATTTATACCCTTGAAGGCAATGAAAGGGTTCCTCCATGTGGATCTCCGTAGACTAAGATTGGGTTGATCTGTTTGGTCATTGAAGGAGTAGTGGTGGTTGTTTTTGCCGTGAAAAGTGGCCAAGAAATGAGAGAAAACACTGGTGTAGGTGAAGAATGAGGTGGAGATGGTGGTGGTGTTGATGAGAAAGAAGAGGACAATAATGAGAGCAAAGAAAGTAGATAGAACCCGTGAAAAAGGACTCATCTTTTTCTCTGTTTGATACCCTCTTTACTCTGATTCATTGCCTATGCCCCTTGCTTGTTGGGAACGTGTGTATAaataagagagaaagagagaggaaaaGTAAATTTCAAACTTCAAACACATGCACAAAGGTCTATAATGTAATTGCCAATAAGGCCATAGTATTCACAGAAAACAAAATATCTTTGGTTATAATGCTTTTGGACTCCAGGATGAAATCGTGG from Arachis duranensis cultivar V14167 chromosome 4, aradu.V14167.gnm2.J7QH, whole genome shotgun sequence encodes:
- the LOC107486088 gene encoding polyphenol oxidase I, chloroplastic, which gives rise to MSPFSRVLSTFFALIIVLFFLINTTTISTSFFTYTSVFSHFLATFHGKNNHHYSFNDQTDQPNLSLRRSTWRNPFIAFKGINDISPSSVFTKKNISRAISPDIAKCGPVELPPNAITLPYCCPILPSPLKIIDFKEFAKPNAPLRVRKPIHLLDDEYMAKLEKGIAIMKSLPENDPRNNIQQAKVHCVYCNGGYPQKPPFQNLKIDIHRSWLFYPFHRWYIYFFERILGNLIGDPNFAVPYWSWDSIEGMQMPKYFANPNSSLYHHLRDPRHLPPYIVDLNYHVNAESTTQDQQVKYNLAFMYKQMVLADTKEVFMGGVYRHGDQAQPAIGSVELAPHNTVHKWVGRADLPSQEDMGTFYTAARDPIFYPHHSNLDRLWGIWTSLDGGRKDYRDDQDWLDSEFFFYDENLNLVRVNIRDSLDTKKLGYVYEEVELPWLNASPKPSRSKLQRQEKKASLLASSQDPMTTTITKFPLVLDSKVSVVVNRPKKLRSKLEKEREEEVLVMEIVDLHSDKDVKFDVHVDDDEEMLSGPDKAEFVGTFTSVPHGRHKSKTKYLVAISKVLEILEAEEDENIVVTLAPIVGKGLVSIGSIMVEYIPK